In one window of Prevotella sp. E13-17 DNA:
- a CDS encoding dihydroorotase, which yields MKTLIKGATIVNEGRRFKGCVVIEDESIADILTTGEPQNFDGELIDASGCYLLPGVIDDHVHFREPGLTDKADMESESRAAAAGGVTSFFDMPNCVPQTTTIEALQEKFQLAAKKSHVNYSFFFGATNDNTALFSQLDIHRIPGIKLFMGSSTGNMLVDRDEALERIFKNTPLPLMAHCEDTAIINKNMEEAKKGYGDDPDVRLHSLIRSEEACLVSTTKAVNLAKKYKARLHVAHVTTAEELELFSPGEADITAEVCVGHLFFSMLDYDRLGTRIKVNPSIKSPVDQFMLRQALSDGRIAVVGTDHAPHLLKQKEGGCVKAASGMPMIQFSLVAMLELVDQNVLTIERMVELMAHSPARLFDVRNRGFIRKGAQADLVIVRPNSPWTVTPDLIQSKCGWSPLEGHTFQWRVEKTLCNGHLVYNKGQVDCNYIGQPIAFR from the coding sequence ATGAAAACACTTATCAAAGGTGCCACTATCGTCAATGAAGGACGTCGGTTCAAGGGATGCGTTGTCATTGAAGACGAAAGCATTGCAGATATACTGACCACTGGTGAGCCTCAGAACTTTGACGGAGAGCTAATTGATGCCTCAGGCTGCTATTTGCTGCCTGGCGTAATCGATGATCATGTGCATTTTCGTGAACCAGGACTCACGGATAAGGCTGATATGGAAAGTGAAAGTCGTGCTGCTGCTGCTGGCGGTGTCACGTCTTTTTTTGATATGCCCAACTGTGTACCTCAAACGACAACGATAGAGGCACTGCAAGAGAAATTCCAATTGGCTGCTAAGAAGAGTCACGTCAACTATTCGTTCTTCTTTGGTGCTACTAATGATAACACAGCGCTTTTCTCCCAGTTGGATATTCACCGCATTCCTGGTATTAAGCTTTTTATGGGCAGTTCTACCGGAAACATGCTGGTGGACAGAGACGAAGCACTGGAGCGTATCTTTAAGAATACACCACTCCCATTGATGGCGCACTGTGAAGATACTGCTATTATTAATAAGAATATGGAGGAGGCCAAGAAAGGCTATGGTGATGATCCCGATGTGCGTCTGCACTCGCTGATACGTAGTGAAGAGGCGTGTCTGGTTTCAACCACCAAAGCTGTCAATTTGGCCAAGAAATATAAGGCACGTCTGCATGTGGCACATGTGACGACGGCAGAAGAACTGGAACTCTTTTCACCAGGCGAAGCCGATATCACTGCCGAGGTGTGTGTGGGACATCTGTTCTTCTCGATGCTCGACTACGACCGATTGGGGACACGTATCAAGGTGAATCCTTCAATCAAGAGTCCTGTTGATCAGTTCATGTTGCGTCAGGCGCTCAGCGATGGACGTATCGCTGTGGTAGGCACCGACCATGCACCACATCTGTTGAAACAGAAAGAGGGCGGCTGCGTAAAGGCAGCCAGTGGCATGCCGATGATACAGTTCTCGTTGGTGGCTATGCTGGAGCTGGTAGATCAGAACGTGCTGACGATAGAACGGATGGTGGAACTGATGGCGCATAGTCCTGCACGACTATTTGACGTGCGCAACCGAGGCTTCATACGTAAGGGAGCGCAGGCCGACTTGGTCATCGTGCGTCCAAACAGTCCGTGGACGGTGACGCCAGATCTCATCCAGAGCAAGTGTGGATGGAGCCCTCTGGAGGGACACACCTTCCAATGGCGAGTTGAGAAAACGCTTTGTAACGGACACCTTGTATATAATAAGGGGCAAGTGGATTGCAATTATATTGGTCAGCCCATAGCATTTCGATGA
- a CDS encoding vitamin B12 dependent-methionine synthase activation domain-containing protein, which yields MKLTYDINTLVPYINWVYFYHAWQLKQPVEQQKIKAEAEQFLMSLENRYHAYALFQILDAHSDGDDIVLLPSNKRLPCLRQQDVSPCLSLADFIHPERDKVGIFVTSVDRGMEQDFDADPYQKMMAQLLADRLAEAAAELMHLQVRTHYWGYAADEHLSVAELHLEHFQGIRPAVGYPSLPDASINFLLDELLDMKQVGVSLTESGAMRPHASVSGLMISHPQARYFSVGRIGNDQLCDYAARRGMNVEKIRKFLSANL from the coding sequence ATGAAGCTCACCTACGATATTAATACGCTTGTTCCCTATATCAACTGGGTTTACTTCTACCATGCATGGCAGTTGAAACAGCCTGTTGAACAGCAAAAGATAAAGGCTGAGGCTGAACAATTCTTGATGTCGTTAGAGAATCGTTATCACGCTTATGCGTTGTTTCAGATATTAGATGCACATAGTGACGGTGATGATATCGTTCTGCTTCCTTCCAACAAACGTCTGCCTTGTCTGCGTCAACAGGATGTGTCCCCCTGCTTATCGTTAGCCGACTTTATTCACCCCGAGCGGGATAAGGTTGGTATTTTTGTGACCAGTGTGGATCGGGGAATGGAACAAGATTTTGATGCTGACCCTTATCAGAAGATGATGGCACAGCTGTTGGCCGACCGTTTGGCGGAGGCTGCAGCAGAGCTGATGCACCTTCAGGTGCGTACCCACTACTGGGGATATGCTGCGGATGAGCATCTTTCCGTGGCAGAGTTGCATCTGGAGCATTTCCAGGGAATCCGCCCGGCTGTGGGCTATCCGTCACTCCCTGATGCCAGTATTAACTTCTTGCTTGATGAATTGCTCGACATGAAGCAGGTTGGCGTGTCGCTCACAGAGAGCGGAGCCATGCGTCCTCATGCCAGCGTTTCGGGATTGATGATCAGTCATCCGCAAGCACGCTACTTCTCTGTTGGTCGTATAGGAAACGATCAGTTGTGTGATTATGCTGCACGTCGCGGCATGAACGTGGAAAAGATTCGTAAATTCTTGTCTGCAAACCTATGA
- a CDS encoding septum formation initiator family protein: MKIKETLKRIVHLPYMKYIVVLVIGLLFIGFLDENSVWNHFRYKQRVAELKEEIAVYEDNFERDQKTIHELQHNPKAMERIARERYFMKAADEDIFVLSDDEIKQEEKTLDNEKTE; this comes from the coding sequence ATGAAAATTAAAGAAACCCTCAAGCGCATTGTGCATTTGCCCTACATGAAGTATATCGTGGTACTCGTGATAGGCTTATTGTTCATAGGCTTCCTCGATGAAAATAGTGTGTGGAACCATTTCCGCTATAAACAGCGCGTGGCTGAACTGAAGGAGGAGATAGCTGTCTATGAGGATAACTTCGAGCGCGACCAGAAAACCATTCACGAGTTGCAACACAACCCCAAAGCAATGGAACGCATAGCGCGCGAACGTTATTTTATGAAGGCGGCCGACGAGGACATCTTCGTGTTGAGTGATGATGAGATTAAACAAGAAGAAAAGACTTTAGATAATGAAAAAACAGAATAA
- a CDS encoding IS110 family transposase — MAKKAKKIKTEKGLRLKIVNPDSAGIDIADKEIQVCVPEDRDGENNRRFGSFTRDLHEICSWLHACHIRTVAMEATGIYWLNLYLMLRDAGIDVILANPLQVKNLMDEKTDEADAEWLMLMHSYGMVKPSFQPENITRKIRNLTRHRLNLLESASVEILHMQKAMEMMNIKLSTVISDVTGKSGQAIIRAIVAGNHDPASLSQLADGRCKASKETIAMSLEGTWEDDVLFMLEQSLKAYDFYQEQVGDCNNKIESLLMEYAAAIDTKGTEFVRTKKSAAHKNVLTFDMEKYAFDIWGVNVRAIPGMNVGSMLQLVGELGHDFVDKFDTCRKFCKWCNIVPSNKISGGKLLSSHLPKRKNPVGQIFRMCANAVKDEKTEMGNYFRRLKSRSGSAQAIVATAHKIARIFYTMIKNRQEYNAKLVGSDEKELLIRKIERAKKALFKLDQRLAEAS; from the coding sequence ATGGCAAAGAAAGCAAAAAAAATCAAGACAGAGAAAGGTTTGCGCCTAAAAATTGTTAATCCAGATTCCGCCGGCATAGACATTGCCGACAAGGAGATTCAAGTGTGTGTCCCGGAAGACCGTGACGGGGAGAACAACCGCCGGTTTGGGAGTTTCACTCGTGACCTGCATGAGATTTGTTCCTGGCTTCATGCCTGCCACATACGCACGGTAGCAATGGAGGCGACAGGAATTTACTGGCTAAATCTGTATCTCATGCTCAGGGATGCCGGGATTGATGTAATCCTAGCCAATCCTCTCCAAGTAAAGAATCTTATGGACGAGAAAACGGATGAGGCAGATGCGGAATGGCTAATGCTCATGCACAGCTATGGAATGGTCAAGCCAAGTTTCCAACCAGAGAACATCACCAGGAAGATACGTAACCTCACACGCCATCGCTTAAACCTGCTCGAATCCGCATCTGTAGAAATCCTGCACATGCAGAAAGCCATGGAAATGATGAACATAAAACTCTCAACCGTCATCTCTGATGTCACGGGAAAGTCCGGCCAGGCTATCATCCGTGCCATCGTTGCGGGAAACCATGACCCGGCATCTCTGTCACAACTGGCCGACGGCAGGTGCAAAGCCTCCAAGGAAACCATTGCCATGTCCCTTGAGGGAACATGGGAAGATGACGTACTGTTCATGCTTGAACAGAGCCTGAAGGCTTATGATTTCTATCAGGAACAGGTGGGGGATTGCAATAACAAGATAGAATCGCTTCTGATGGAATATGCTGCAGCCATCGACACCAAAGGCACAGAATTCGTCCGGACCAAGAAAAGCGCAGCCCATAAGAATGTGCTCACTTTCGACATGGAAAAGTATGCCTTTGACATATGGGGAGTCAACGTTAGGGCTATTCCCGGCATGAACGTAGGCTCAATGCTACAGCTTGTCGGTGAACTGGGACATGACTTCGTAGACAAATTCGATACATGCAGGAAGTTCTGCAAATGGTGTAATATCGTCCCAAGCAACAAAATATCGGGAGGAAAACTTCTCTCAAGCCATCTGCCAAAGAGAAAGAACCCTGTGGGGCAGATTTTCAGAATGTGCGCTAATGCAGTCAAAGACGAGAAAACAGAAATGGGAAATTACTTCAGACGTTTGAAGTCAAGAAGCGGCTCTGCACAAGCCATAGTCGCAACAGCACACAAAATTGCAAGAATCTTCTATACTATGATAAAGAACAGGCAAGAGTACAATGCAAAATTAGTCGGCAGCGACGAGAAGGAACTATTAATCAGGAAAATAGAACGGGCAAAAAAGGCACTGTTTAAGCTTGACCAAAGACTTGCAGAAGCCTCCTAA
- a CDS encoding DNA polymerase III subunit gamma/tau, with product MEYIVSARKYRPMSFDTVVGQSALTTTLKNAVKSGKLAHAYLFCGPRGVGKTTCARIFAKAINCQNPTADGEACNECESCQSFNEQRSLNIFELDAASNNSVEHIKTLMEQTRIPPQLGKYKVFIIDEVHMLSTAAFNAFLKTLEEPPAHVIFILATTEKHKILPTILSRCQIYDFERMTVQNTIAHLKSVAEKEGIKYEEQALAVIAEKADGGMRDALSIFDQAASFCQGNITYQKVIEDLNVLDSDYYFRIVDMAVENKVSDIMVLLNDIINKGFDGGLLIQGLAKHVRNVMMAKNTETLSLLEVSEQQRQRYVEQAQRVQLPFLYGALKLMNQCDVNYRQSSNKRLLVELTLIEVAQLTQPDEGAAGGRKPRRLKSLFKQLIQQTKPQQTVQQVTVAASKSQDNGTVSVSASQPTQPVKSASKPTLKVSNLGMSWKNLRQQNSKMKILPGTPGVETKPLNEQNQFTQADLELQWLAMCNRMPQKYSGIAMRMKNMNPVITEMPIVEVEVPNEIMKTEMEQIKGSIISTLKLHLRHSGIDLLLHVAENLETAKPLTRREQFEELVKENPSVEKLRVAFDLVLA from the coding sequence ATGGAATATATCGTTTCGGCACGAAAGTACCGCCCGATGTCTTTTGATACGGTGGTGGGACAGAGCGCTCTGACGACGACATTGAAAAATGCCGTGAAGAGCGGGAAACTGGCACATGCCTATCTGTTCTGCGGACCGCGAGGCGTGGGAAAGACGACCTGTGCCCGCATCTTTGCTAAGGCTATCAACTGCCAGAACCCTACGGCAGATGGTGAGGCCTGTAACGAGTGCGAGAGCTGCCAGTCGTTCAACGAGCAACGTTCGCTGAACATCTTTGAATTGGATGCCGCATCAAATAACTCGGTGGAACACATCAAGACCCTGATGGAGCAAACACGCATCCCACCGCAGTTGGGCAAGTATAAGGTGTTTATCATCGACGAGGTGCACATGCTTTCTACTGCTGCCTTCAATGCTTTCCTGAAGACCTTGGAGGAACCGCCCGCACATGTGATCTTTATTCTGGCCACAACAGAGAAACATAAGATTCTGCCCACCATCTTGAGCCGTTGTCAGATTTATGACTTTGAACGCATGACGGTGCAGAACACCATTGCGCATTTGAAGAGCGTAGCCGAGAAGGAGGGTATCAAATACGAGGAACAGGCACTGGCAGTGATTGCCGAAAAGGCTGACGGCGGTATGCGTGATGCTCTCTCAATCTTTGATCAGGCAGCCTCGTTCTGTCAGGGCAATATCACTTATCAGAAGGTGATAGAAGACCTGAACGTGCTGGATTCCGATTATTATTTCCGCATCGTTGACATGGCTGTGGAAAACAAGGTGAGCGACATCATGGTACTCCTGAACGATATTATCAACAAGGGATTTGACGGAGGATTGCTCATACAAGGACTGGCCAAGCACGTGCGCAACGTGATGATGGCTAAAAACACCGAGACACTGTCTCTCTTGGAGGTCAGCGAACAGCAGCGCCAGCGCTATGTCGAACAGGCTCAGCGTGTACAGCTGCCTTTCCTCTATGGCGCACTGAAGCTGATGAACCAGTGTGACGTGAACTATCGTCAGTCAAGTAATAAACGCCTCTTGGTGGAACTCACACTCATTGAGGTGGCACAACTGACACAGCCCGACGAGGGGGCTGCTGGTGGGCGTAAGCCCAGAAGACTAAAATCCCTGTTTAAGCAACTGATTCAGCAGACAAAGCCTCAGCAAACGGTTCAGCAGGTGACCGTGGCTGCGTCGAAGAGTCAAGACAACGGAACGGTAAGTGTTTCGGCTTCACAGCCAACTCAACCTGTGAAGAGTGCGTCGAAACCCACCTTGAAGGTGTCCAATCTTGGCATGTCGTGGAAAAACCTGCGACAGCAGAACAGCAAGATGAAAATTCTGCCAGGTACACCAGGTGTGGAGACTAAACCGCTAAACGAGCAAAACCAGTTCACGCAGGCCGACTTGGAACTGCAATGGTTAGCCATGTGCAACCGCATGCCGCAGAAATATAGTGGTATCGCGATGCGCATGAAGAACATGAATCCAGTGATTACTGAGATGCCTATCGTTGAAGTGGAAGTGCCCAACGAGATTATGAAAACAGAGATGGAACAGATCAAGGGTAGCATCATCAGCACCTTGAAACTCCATCTGCGACATAGTGGTATTGACCTACTGCTGCACGTGGCCGAGAATCTGGAAACGGCAAAGCCCCTGACACGCCGCGAGCAGTTTGAAGAACTAGTAAAAGAGAATCCATCTGTTGAGAAATTGCGAGTTGCTTTTGACTTGGTGCTCGCCTGA
- a CDS encoding metallophosphoesterase, which translates to MKILSQLLLILLEPDTYILIGWVVLMMLSIFVGVMLYLKPRRRVCWSVGMLMLVLWMMFLYGFYIGNQQLRVVEVEFASADLPAAFDGYRIVQFGDTHLETFKGKRRALLERVVDSIEAQHADMVVFTGDLQNRHPDEVKPFLELLGRVKAPDGVYSVLGNHDYPDYLETNDPFEISGLTGRSVENHQLLGWNLLCNSHHLVRRGNDSIVIAGMDNDGEGRFPQKGDISQALSHIRREQFVVMLEHDPTSWRRKILPHCHAQLTLSGHTHGGQLNLLGWSPASLCYQEYGGLYQIGERALCVTQGVGGAIPFRLGVPAEIVVITLKKK; encoded by the coding sequence ATGAAAATACTATCTCAGCTTCTCTTGATATTACTCGAGCCAGACACTTACATCTTGATAGGGTGGGTGGTGCTGATGATGCTGAGCATCTTTGTGGGCGTGATGCTCTATCTGAAACCACGTCGCAGGGTGTGCTGGAGTGTTGGCATGCTGATGCTGGTGTTGTGGATGATGTTCCTTTATGGTTTCTATATCGGAAACCAACAACTACGTGTTGTCGAGGTGGAATTTGCGAGTGCCGACCTGCCGGCAGCTTTCGATGGCTATCGCATCGTGCAGTTTGGTGACACCCACCTGGAAACTTTCAAAGGAAAACGCCGTGCATTGTTAGAGCGAGTGGTGGATAGCATCGAAGCTCAACATGCCGATATGGTTGTGTTTACAGGTGACTTGCAGAACAGACATCCTGATGAGGTGAAGCCGTTCTTAGAGTTGCTTGGCAGAGTGAAAGCCCCCGACGGTGTCTATTCGGTGCTGGGAAATCATGACTATCCCGACTATCTGGAGACAAACGATCCTTTTGAGATATCTGGCCTGACCGGGCGTTCTGTCGAGAATCATCAGTTGTTGGGCTGGAACTTGTTGTGTAATAGTCATCATTTGGTCCGCCGTGGCAACGACAGCATCGTCATTGCAGGTATGGACAATGATGGCGAGGGACGTTTCCCGCAGAAGGGTGATATCTCCCAGGCCTTGAGCCACATTCGCAGAGAACAGTTTGTTGTCATGTTGGAGCACGACCCCACATCCTGGCGCAGAAAGATATTACCCCATTGTCATGCTCAGCTGACCCTCAGTGGTCATACCCATGGTGGACAACTCAATCTGTTGGGGTGGTCGCCAGCCTCACTTTGCTATCAGGAATATGGCGGTCTTTATCAGATTGGCGAACGTGCCCTTTGCGTCACTCAAGGGGTGGGTGGTGCCATTCCTTTCCGTCTGGGCGTTCCTGCAGAAATCGTTGTCATTACACTCAAAAAGAAATAA
- a CDS encoding DUF4369 domain-containing protein, which translates to MRKVFYVLTIVAALTSCAESYTIKGSSSLSLLDGSKLYLKVAQNDKLVNLDSCEVVHGDFKFCGVLDSTCMAGLFMDDQSIMPVVMEKGEISITIDDTKQRVSGTPLNDCLYDFLDQMNQLTGRMVELGHRDAQMLLDGIDESVVAQEIGRERMRIISEEDSLVTDFVVNNFDNILGPYVFVRNCSSVPQVEHIMSKATEQFKNNPQVKAFYEAVTKSDMPEKADDVVSEPTDEEVNKILEGK; encoded by the coding sequence ATGAGAAAAGTTTTTTACGTACTAACCATAGTAGCAGCCTTAACTTCGTGTGCAGAGTCATACACTATTAAAGGTAGTTCTTCATTGTCACTTTTGGATGGCAGCAAGCTCTACCTGAAAGTGGCACAAAATGATAAGTTGGTAAATCTGGATTCTTGCGAGGTTGTGCATGGCGATTTTAAATTCTGCGGCGTGCTTGACAGTACGTGCATGGCTGGTCTCTTTATGGACGATCAGAGCATCATGCCTGTAGTAATGGAAAAGGGCGAAATCAGCATAACGATAGACGATACGAAGCAGCGGGTGAGTGGTACACCCCTGAACGATTGCCTCTATGACTTCCTGGACCAAATGAACCAGTTGACCGGGCGTATGGTGGAACTGGGGCATCGTGATGCACAGATGTTGCTTGATGGTATCGACGAGTCAGTCGTTGCGCAGGAGATAGGTCGTGAACGCATGAGGATTATCAGTGAAGAGGATAGTCTGGTCACGGATTTCGTGGTGAACAACTTCGATAATATCTTGGGTCCGTATGTGTTTGTCAGAAACTGTTCGTCGGTTCCACAAGTTGAGCACATCATGAGCAAGGCCACAGAGCAGTTTAAGAACAACCCTCAGGTGAAAGCTTTCTACGAGGCCGTGACGAAGTCGGATATGCCCGAGAAGGCAGACGACGTAGTGTCCGAACCAACAGACGAAGAGGTTAACAAAATCTTGGAAGGCAAATGA